In Entomomonas moraniae, one DNA window encodes the following:
- the minD gene encoding septum site-determining protein MinD: MAKIIVVTSGKGGVGKTTTSAAMGTGLALRGFKTVIIDFDVGLRNLDLIMGCERRVVYDFVNVINGDASITQALIKDKRIDNLYILAASQTRDKDALTQEGVGKVIDELKETFDYIICDSPAGIEKGAFLAMYFADEAIIVTNPEVSSVRDSDRMLGILSSKSRRAEQNESPIKEHLLVTRYSPERVANGEMLGIEDVKEILSIELIGIIPESKAVLKASNQGIPVVLDDQSDAGQAYNDAVDRLLGKTVAYRFLDLPKKGILQRLFGGNE; encoded by the coding sequence TTGGCCAAAATTATTGTAGTCACTTCTGGTAAAGGTGGTGTAGGCAAAACAACTACAAGTGCAGCAATGGGTACAGGATTAGCCCTGCGCGGTTTCAAAACGGTTATTATCGACTTTGACGTAGGCTTAAGAAACCTTGACTTAATTATGGGTTGTGAACGCCGTGTCGTTTATGACTTTGTTAATGTTATTAATGGTGATGCATCTATTACTCAGGCATTAATTAAAGATAAACGTATAGATAATTTATACATTCTAGCAGCAAGCCAAACACGTGATAAAGACGCTCTAACACAAGAAGGTGTTGGCAAAGTTATTGATGAACTTAAAGAAACTTTTGACTATATTATCTGTGACTCTCCTGCGGGTATTGAAAAAGGCGCCTTCCTTGCTATGTACTTTGCAGATGAGGCCATCATTGTAACAAACCCTGAAGTATCTTCTGTGCGCGACTCTGATCGTATGCTAGGCATTTTATCAAGCAAATCTCGTCGTGCTGAACAAAATGAATCGCCTATCAAAGAACATCTTTTAGTCACCCGCTACTCACCTGAGCGCGTAGCTAATGGTGAAATGCTAGGCATTGAAGATGTTAAAGAAATATTATCGATTGAACTTATCGGTATCATTCCTGAATCAAAAGCTGTGCTCAAAGCATCTAACCAAGGTATTCCCGTTGTTTTAGACGACCAAAGTGATGCAGGACAGGCTTATAATGATGCTGTTGATAGACTCTTAGGTAAAACAGTGGCTTATCGTTTCTTAGATTTACCCAAGAAAGGGATTCTACAACGCTTATTTGGAGGTAACGAATGA
- a CDS encoding RluA family pseudouridine synthase, with amino-acid sequence MPLSSIEIIHECEHFLIVNKPPYLLSVPGRAEDNKDCLITRLQQHSYPEALIVHRLDWETSGLLVIARDPNTHRELSRQFQDRETHKSYTALVWGSPNLNSGYIDLPLRYDPEHKPRHIVDHKHGRQALTFWKVLERFDHYTRLELTPITGRSHQLRVHLLSIGHPILGDKLYAHEAALEGQERLYLHATKLSINHPITEETLFFENQPPF; translated from the coding sequence ATGCCGTTATCCTCCATTGAAATTATTCATGAGTGTGAACACTTTCTCATCGTTAATAAACCACCTTATCTACTGTCTGTACCAGGTAGAGCTGAAGATAATAAAGATTGTCTCATTACTCGCCTCCAACAACATAGCTATCCTGAAGCACTCATTGTACACCGTCTTGATTGGGAAACATCTGGCTTACTAGTCATTGCTAGAGATCCTAATACGCATAGAGAACTTTCTAGGCAATTCCAAGATAGAGAGACACATAAATCTTATACAGCTTTAGTTTGGGGCTCTCCTAATCTAAATAGCGGTTATATTGACTTGCCTCTACGCTATGACCCCGAACATAAGCCACGCCATATTGTTGATCATAAGCACGGACGACAAGCATTAACGTTTTGGAAAGTATTAGAACGATTCGATCACTATACACGGCTTGAACTCACACCTATTACAGGAAGATCCCATCAACTCAGAGTTCATCTCCTCAGTATAGGCCACCCAATTTTAGGTGATAAGCTCTATGCTCATGAAGCAGCACTAGAGGGTCAAGAACGACTTTATCTACATGCTACAAAACTATCCATCAATCATCCCATTACCGAAGAAACATTATTTTTTGAAAATCAACCGCCCTTTTAA
- the minE gene encoding cell division topological specificity factor MinE: MSILDFFRSKKQNSSASIAKERLQIIVAHERGQRSQPDYLPQLQKDLLDVIRKYIPIDQEQIQVELANQGNCSVLELNITLPDPDSDGR, encoded by the coding sequence ATGAGTATTCTTGATTTCTTTAGAAGCAAGAAGCAAAACAGTAGCGCCTCCATTGCGAAAGAACGTTTACAAATTATCGTTGCTCATGAAAGAGGCCAACGCTCACAACCAGACTATTTACCTCAATTGCAAAAGGATTTACTAGACGTCATTCGTAAGTACATCCCGATTGATCAAGAACAAATACAAGTTGAGCTAGCGAATCAAGGCAATTGTTCTGTGCTTGAATTGAATATTACTCTTCCAGATCCAGATTCTGACGGGCGTTAA
- a CDS encoding multidrug transporter, whose product MNTLRQIATTLTLAFTMVVTPIAMASQYTNDENYDDPRFDVNAPPAYAMVGDLLIARPLGLIFTAVGTGVFVVTLPFSALGGNVGEAADALVVTPAKTTFVRCLGCTEGRKRSNEE is encoded by the coding sequence ATGAATACTCTTCGCCAAATTGCTACAACACTCACACTTGCTTTCACTATGGTGGTTACACCTATTGCCATGGCATCTCAATACACGAATGATGAAAATTATGATGACCCACGTTTTGATGTTAATGCTCCTCCTGCCTACGCAATGGTTGGGGACCTTCTTATCGCTAGACCTTTAGGACTTATTTTCACTGCAGTTGGCACAGGTGTTTTTGTTGTTACATTACCTTTTTCAGCATTAGGCGGAAACGTTGGCGAAGCTGCTGATGCACTTGTTGTAACTCCAGCAAAAACAACTTTCGTTCGTTGTTTAGGTTGCACAGAAGGCAGAAAGCGCTCTAATGAAGAATAA